One Catenulispora sp. GP43 genomic window, CAACGTGGGCTGGACGACCGGGTAGCTGTTGTCCGCGTTGGCCTGCGCGTCCGCCGCTGCGGCGTCGGCGCCGCCGCCGAAGTCGTAGTCGGCGTTGACCGGGTAGGTGGAGATCGAGGTGTCGTCGATGTCCAGCATGATCGCCGGGGTGCGCGGGGCGTGGTGCGCCAGGCGTGCTTCGAGGTAGGCCTTGGCCTGGGCGATCTGGGTGGCCACGTCGGCGGCCCACTGGCTGTGGGGGCCGATGTGGTGGTGGCCGGAGGAGTCCGTGTAGCCGTTGTAGTAGGTGGTGATCTGGGCTTTGAGTTGGTCCAGGTTGCGTGGTTCGGAGCCGACGCGCTTGTGGTCGGGCGGGGCGGCGGTGGTCGCGGCGGCCATGCCGGCGCCGGAAGCAATCAGGGCCAGGGCGATGGCGACGGCTGTCGTGGCCAGGGTGGGGCGGGCTGCTAGCAGGCGGGATCGCATGGCGCCGGTCACTTCCCGATGGTCTGCTGGATCCAGCTCTGGTAGGCGGTGATGTCGGCGTAGTCCTTGACCGTGTCGGTGCCCCTGCTGTCGGTGCCGACGATGGCGCCGTCGTGGAAGGCGGGGCCGCCGGAGTCGCCCTTCGCCGAGATGCCCGAGCCCTTCGTCAGCTGCAGGACGTGGGCGTTTGCGTCGTCGGAGGCGCTGTTGTCCTTCACGACCATGGTGCAGGTCTTCAGTTGCGTGCCGGGCGTGCCGCTGCTGTCCACCTCGCCGTAGCCGTAGGCCTGGACGGAGGCCTTGTCGGCGGGGCGGTCCGAGGG contains:
- a CDS encoding HAD family acid phosphatase, with translation MTGAMRSRLLAARPTLATTAVAIALALIASGAGMAAATTAAPPDHKRVGSEPRNLDQLKAQITTYYNGYTDSSGHHHIGPHSQWAADVATQIAQAKAYLEARLAHHAPRTPAIMLDIDDTSISTYPVNADYDFGGGADAAAADAQANADNSYPVVQPTLELAKWAHAHGVKVVFITGRHDNLTTVTRNQLTALGFPIDGLYLRPRQDPPPYLPCGTQCTATPFKSATREYLEQTMGYDFIEAVGDQVSDYAGGYDDRGFKLPDPMYDIP